A single genomic interval of uncultured Desulfobacter sp. harbors:
- a CDS encoding alcohol dehydrogenase catalytic domain-containing protein, with translation MGNDLNESYDYSKLLLRFQRIYSRELNSLSRRVKPGHEFIQATPLQILEEEKYLLENLTDFNTFYWGDHGNNIVSSKGRLPEHREWKKLIMPLRPPVLNTMYIVDTMIRQMGEELPMISPQLPAVLGMDFAGIVDAVGQGVTEYAAGDEVYGCAGGLGDLPGTLAEYMVADANLIARKPEKLTMREAAALPLVGITAYEGLTRAGIVQGQKVLVHGGSGGVGHIALAIGTPF, from the coding sequence ATGGGTAATGACCTGAATGAAAGCTATGATTATTCGAAATTATTGCTGAGATTCCAGCGTATTTACAGCCGGGAACTGAACTCGCTAAGCCGGAGAGTGAAACCGGGCCACGAATTCATTCAGGCCACTCCGCTGCAGATCCTTGAGGAGGAAAAATATCTTCTTGAGAACCTCACGGACTTCAATACCTTTTACTGGGGGGACCATGGCAACAATATCGTCTCTTCCAAGGGGCGGCTGCCGGAACACCGGGAATGGAAAAAATTGATCATGCCATTGCGGCCACCAGTGCTTAATACCATGTATATTGTTGATACCATGATTCGCCAGATGGGCGAGGAACTGCCGATGATTTCACCACAGCTTCCGGCTGTCTTGGGTATGGACTTTGCGGGCATTGTTGACGCTGTTGGCCAGGGGGTAACTGAATATGCTGCCGGTGATGAGGTATATGGCTGCGCCGGGGGATTGGGTGATTTACCCGGGACACTGGCCGAATATATGGTTGCCGATGCCAATTTGATTGCCCGTAAACCTGAAAAGCTGACCATGCGAGAAGCTGCCGCCCTGCCTTTGGTTGGCATTACAGCCTATGAAGGGCTGACACGGGCAGGTATTGTCCAGGGCCAGAAGGTGCTGGTTCATGGCGGTTCCGGCGGGGTCGGCCATATTGCCCTTGCAATTGGCACGCCATTTTAA
- a CDS encoding FtsX-like permease family protein: protein MTRVLFKICLRLSLRHPLRTALMTIGIAIGVAGVIAIDISKTSITKSFELSTSALTSRSTHQILGSNFTIPQHIFTQLRTQLGIKASAPVITRHVKTDQLGNNTFTLMGIDPFSEIHFRSFETIKGSNSRSMDLSSGIPGVLISRRNARQFNVKLNRPIYLRFGNKEIKTIVTGFIDTGDVTIKNPADGVILTDIATAQELLELGDNITRIDLLLNEDDIDKVRQILPKGVFLVEANKQNQMVRGLSSSFETSLTAFSMLALFMGIFLIYNTVSFAVARRRHINGTLKALGASGRQIFLMVILEVFLFSLVGSILGALLGVGLGKGAVGAVCSTVSDMYFVLTVSQTHISSMTIMKGVLAGITASFLASIFPALKASRAIPITLMQRSASERAVQNKIPAFMFTGLLLISCAILIFKVTALPTAYDFIGVFILFLGSSFLAPGFVLLISRASSGLVKKYGNVLFKMAARNIVRSLSRTSILIASLMVVVSVFIGIEIMTKSFRASIETWVDGHIGGDIHVSSTDELDRRLGFNLLEQIRKLPQVKDLSAYNIHRIYSVVAGKVHIFSYIKDLSEKQWTWTVQRPDKMEIFLERGWILVSEIFARKHAFNPENDDSVTLETIQGPVRFKVAGVFRDFFMGGGRAVVSRDVMKKYWGVDEITSIQIFLNSTDKIEPTIHLIKKMIPETKMVKVVSGLSIKQNILSVFDKTFVITTALQILTAIVAFTGILNSVMALLIERKKELGILRACGAKSDQVGRLIIMECGINGFVSGVLALPLGVFLAWVLIDIINQRSFGWSYDMVLSMGILLQALFLSVGAAVIAGIIPAFQAGKTNISRALHME from the coding sequence ATGACACGCGTTCTGTTCAAAATATGCTTGCGTTTAAGCCTTCGCCATCCTTTAAGGACCGCTCTCATGACCATCGGCATAGCCATTGGTGTCGCAGGGGTGATCGCCATAGACATATCAAAAACAAGCATTACCAAATCCTTTGAACTTTCCACCTCAGCCCTGACTTCCCGGAGTACCCATCAGATCCTGGGAAGTAATTTTACGATTCCCCAGCACATTTTTACTCAATTGCGCACCCAATTAGGTATCAAAGCCAGTGCACCGGTGATAACAAGGCATGTAAAAACAGATCAGCTGGGAAATAACACCTTTACCCTGATGGGAATTGATCCCTTCTCTGAAATCCATTTCCGGTCATTTGAAACCATAAAAGGGTCTAATTCCAGGTCCATGGACCTGTCTTCCGGCATACCAGGTGTTCTAATCTCCCGCCGTAATGCCCGGCAGTTCAATGTGAAATTAAATCGTCCCATTTATCTCAGATTCGGAAATAAAGAGATCAAAACCATTGTTACCGGATTTATCGATACCGGAGATGTAACTATCAAAAATCCGGCCGACGGTGTTATTTTAACAGATATTGCAACAGCTCAGGAATTGTTGGAATTGGGTGACAATATCACTCGAATTGACCTCTTACTGAATGAGGATGATATTGATAAAGTCCGGCAGATTCTTCCCAAAGGGGTTTTTCTGGTTGAAGCAAATAAACAAAATCAGATGGTCCGCGGGTTGTCCAGCTCGTTTGAAACCAGCTTGACAGCATTTTCAATGCTGGCATTGTTTATGGGCATCTTTTTGATTTATAATACCGTCTCTTTTGCCGTTGCCCGACGACGACACATCAATGGAACCCTGAAAGCCCTTGGCGCAAGTGGCCGGCAGATTTTTCTAATGGTGATCCTGGAGGTGTTTTTGTTTTCGCTTGTCGGATCTATTCTTGGGGCCCTCCTTGGCGTCGGACTTGGCAAAGGAGCGGTTGGTGCTGTCTGCAGCACGGTTTCCGATATGTATTTTGTGCTCACTGTAAGCCAGACCCATATCAGTTCGATGACCATCATGAAAGGTGTCCTGGCGGGTATCACAGCGTCGTTCCTGGCCTCAATTTTTCCTGCTTTAAAGGCATCCCGTGCCATTCCCATCACCCTGATGCAACGGTCTGCGTCTGAACGCGCTGTTCAAAATAAGATTCCCGCCTTCATGTTTACAGGCTTGTTACTCATATCCTGTGCGATTCTGATTTTCAAAGTAACTGCCCTGCCGACGGCATATGATTTTATCGGGGTTTTCATTCTCTTTTTGGGCAGTTCATTCCTGGCCCCTGGGTTTGTTCTTCTAATTTCCCGGGCCAGTTCCGGCCTGGTGAAAAAATACGGAAACGTTCTGTTTAAAATGGCTGCCAGGAATATTGTCAGATCCTTGAGCCGCACCAGCATATTAATTGCCTCTCTGATGGTGGTGGTCTCAGTATTTATCGGAATAGAAATCATGACCAAAAGCTTCAGGGCATCTATCGAAACATGGGTGGACGGGCACATAGGGGGAGATATCCATGTCTCTTCCACAGATGAACTGGACAGAAGGCTTGGTTTCAATCTTTTGGAACAGATACGGAAATTGCCCCAGGTAAAGGATCTGTCTGCCTATAACATTCACCGGATTTATTCCGTGGTCGCCGGTAAAGTCCATATTTTTTCATACATTAAGGATCTTTCCGAAAAGCAATGGACATGGACGGTACAGCGGCCAGATAAAATGGAAATCTTTCTTGAACGGGGATGGATACTTGTTTCCGAAATATTCGCCCGGAAACATGCATTTAATCCGGAAAATGATGATAGTGTTACGCTGGAAACAATTCAAGGACCTGTCCGATTCAAGGTCGCTGGTGTGTTCAGGGATTTTTTCATGGGGGGCGGCCGGGCCGTTGTCAGCCGGGATGTCATGAAAAAGTATTGGGGAGTTGATGAGATCACATCCATTCAGATTTTCTTGAATTCAACGGATAAGATTGAGCCGACGATTCATCTGATAAAAAAAATGATCCCTGAAACCAAAATGGTTAAAGTGGTCTCCGGCCTGAGCATTAAACAAAATATCCTTTCCGTTTTTGACAAAACATTCGTGATAACAACCGCACTTCAGATCCTGACGGCAATTGTTGCCTTTACCGGTATCCTGAATTCCGTTATGGCACTGTTGATCGAACGAAAAAAAGAGTTGGGAATATTACGGGCATGCGGTGCAAAGTCTGATCAGGTGGGACGACTGATAATTATGGAATGCGGAATAAACGGTTTTGTTTCCGGTGTACTGGCCCTGCCCCTTGGTGTATTCCTTGCCTGGGTTCTAATTGATATCATCAACCAGCGATCCTTTGGGTGGAGCTATGACATGGTCCTGTCAATGGGTATTTTATTGCAGGCCTTGTTTCTTTCTGTCGGCGCTGCTGTTATTGCCGGAATTATTCCGGCCTTTCAAGCCGGTAAAACTAATATAAGCCGTGCACTGCACATGGAATAG
- the mutM gene encoding DNA-formamidopyrimidine glycosylase, whose product MPELPEVQTVVDTLCHAGIIGRHIVGVNVNWSKTISDQTPESFTRCIKGLAITSIRRRGKYIIFEFDAPFSLLIHLRMTGRMLVTSNAEPISKHVQVVLYLSDNRCLHFHDTRKFGRMHFTKNPAAILDRLGPEPLSPKFTARQFQKALLSRKRCLKPLLLDQTFIAGLGNIYVDEALWTSQIHPLRISSTLADHEIKMLHRAIRKVLRKGIQNNGTSLGGSKTNFISADHKQGRNQLQLNVFRRTNQPCPRCRNKIKRIIVGQRSSHICEACQSPPHSSTDLVNDPSTM is encoded by the coding sequence ATGCCCGAATTACCGGAAGTCCAGACCGTGGTTGACACCCTTTGTCATGCTGGAATTATCGGCAGACATATTGTCGGTGTAAATGTAAATTGGTCCAAAACCATATCGGATCAAACACCGGAATCATTTACCCGTTGCATAAAAGGCCTGGCAATCACTTCTATCCGGCGGCGGGGAAAATACATAATTTTCGAATTTGACGCGCCTTTTAGTTTGTTGATTCATTTACGCATGACCGGGCGAATGCTGGTGACAAGCAATGCTGAACCCATATCAAAACATGTACAGGTTGTATTATACCTTAGCGACAACCGCTGTCTGCATTTTCATGACACCCGTAAATTCGGCCGCATGCATTTCACGAAGAATCCTGCTGCAATTCTTGACAGATTGGGGCCTGAGCCCCTGTCCCCCAAATTCACTGCCAGGCAATTTCAAAAGGCGCTGCTGTCGCGTAAACGCTGCCTGAAGCCGCTTTTATTGGATCAAACCTTTATTGCCGGTTTGGGCAACATTTATGTGGATGAGGCCCTGTGGACATCCCAAATTCATCCCTTGCGCATCTCATCAACCCTGGCCGACCATGAAATCAAAATGCTCCACCGGGCGATTCGAAAGGTGCTGCGCAAAGGTATCCAAAACAATGGAACATCTTTGGGCGGCAGTAAAACCAACTTTATTTCAGCAGACCACAAACAGGGTCGCAACCAGCTTCAATTAAATGTATTCCGGCGCACAAACCAGCCCTGCCCAAGATGCCGGAATAAAATTAAACGCATCATTGTCGGTCAGCGAAGCAGCCATATCTGTGAGGCCTGTCAATCCCCACCCCATTCATCCACAGACTTGGTTAACGATCCATCGACAATGTAA
- a CDS encoding NAD(P)H-dependent glycerol-3-phosphate dehydrogenase: MDTMNTKIGVVGAGAWGTALAKLLADKGFTLDHWAFETEVKEEITLYRENKSFLPGFKLPPGLVPTNDIKKAVSGKDLVLMVVPSHCMRAVATQMKPFVSPGTILVSASKGIENKTHMTMTDILSEIIDFLPDHNFGVLSGPSFAKEVAAGVPTVVAAAALKNEVAEFIQNVFAAPNFRVYVNHDIVGTQIGGAMKNVIAIAAGVCDGMDMGLNPRAALITRGLAEMNRLGIRLGADPLTLSGLAGVGDLLLTCTGFLSRNYTVGKQIGQGKCLDDIISEMRMVAEGVKTTRSVYNMSKKLNVDLPICAEVYSVLFENSPVGKTVDRLMGRSLKHELAGII, translated from the coding sequence ATGGATACAATGAATACAAAAATCGGCGTTGTCGGGGCAGGTGCCTGGGGAACAGCATTGGCTAAACTGCTTGCGGATAAAGGGTTCACCCTGGATCATTGGGCGTTTGAAACCGAGGTAAAAGAGGAAATTACCCTTTACCGGGAAAACAAAAGTTTTCTGCCTGGGTTTAAGCTGCCCCCGGGGCTTGTACCTACCAATGACATTAAAAAGGCAGTGTCCGGAAAAGATCTTGTGCTAATGGTGGTGCCTTCTCATTGCATGCGCGCTGTGGCCACACAAATGAAACCGTTTGTTTCCCCGGGCACTATTCTGGTCAGTGCCTCCAAGGGTATTGAAAATAAAACCCACATGACCATGACCGACATCCTGTCCGAAATTATTGATTTTCTGCCCGACCACAATTTCGGCGTGTTGTCAGGCCCAAGTTTTGCCAAGGAAGTGGCTGCCGGAGTCCCAACGGTGGTGGCTGCGGCTGCGCTGAAAAACGAAGTCGCCGAATTTATCCAGAACGTGTTTGCTGCGCCCAATTTCCGGGTTTACGTTAACCATGACATTGTAGGCACCCAGATCGGCGGGGCCATGAAAAATGTGATCGCCATTGCCGCAGGGGTCTGTGACGGGATGGATATGGGACTTAATCCCCGGGCCGCCCTGATCACCAGAGGCCTGGCGGAGATGAACCGTTTGGGTATTCGTCTGGGTGCCGATCCCTTAACCCTTTCCGGATTGGCCGGCGTTGGTGATCTATTGTTGACGTGCACAGGATTTCTCAGCAGAAATTACACTGTCGGCAAACAGATCGGGCAGGGCAAGTGCCTGGATGATATTATTTCGGAAATGCGCATGGTGGCCGAAGGTGTTAAAACCACTCGGTCCGTTTATAACATGTCGAAAAAGCTCAATGTCGATCTGCCCATTTGTGCTGAAGTCTATTCCGTTCTGTTTGAGAACAGCCCTGTGGGAAAAACTGTAGATCGGTTGATGGGCCGTTCTCTGAAACATGAACTGGCAGGCATTATTTAA
- a CDS encoding zinc-binding dehydrogenase codes for MAVPAGSAILPLQLARHFKAQVFATGGGDRQLALIEKLGATGINYKTEPVAGYVDKYTNGAGFDLVFDSVGGLNLANSFEAAALNGQVASTVAMVELDLSLAHFKGLSLHVIFMLIPMIHNHKREEHGAILRKLAQIVDAGGLYPVLDEQKFSLDEVGKAHDRLAGGQGMGKVVVEI; via the coding sequence ATGGCGGTTCCGGCGGGGTCGGCCATATTGCCCTTGCAATTGGCACGCCATTTTAAAGCGCAGGTTTTTGCAACCGGCGGAGGGGATAGACAGCTGGCATTAATTGAGAAGCTTGGGGCCACTGGCATCAATTACAAGACAGAACCGGTTGCCGGATATGTTGATAAATATACGAACGGGGCTGGTTTTGACCTTGTCTTTGATTCGGTCGGCGGGTTGAATCTGGCAAACTCCTTTGAGGCTGCAGCGCTTAACGGCCAGGTGGCATCCACAGTGGCAATGGTTGAGCTCGATCTGTCGTTGGCGCATTTCAAGGGGCTCTCTTTGCACGTTATTTTCATGTTAATCCCCATGATCCATAACCATAAACGTGAAGAACATGGGGCCATTCTTCGTAAACTGGCACAGATTGTTGATGCCGGCGGTTTATATCCGGTGCTTGATGAACAAAAATTTTCCCTTGATGAAGTCGGGAAAGCCCATGACCGTCTTGCCGGCGGCCAGGGAATGGGTAAAGTTGTTGTAGAAATATAA
- a CDS encoding LysR family transcriptional regulator encodes MANMIPIDLDINMLRCFKAVAETGSFTKAGNNIGLTQAGVSTKIRRLEERLDAKVFNRGEIT; translated from the coding sequence ATGGCTAACATGATACCCATTGATTTGGACATAAACATGCTGCGTTGTTTTAAGGCGGTTGCCGAAACCGGCAGCTTTACCAAGGCTGGAAATAATATCGGCCTGACCCAGGCAGGCGTCAGCACAAAAATTCGTCGACTGGAAGAACGCTTGGATGCCAAGGTTTTCAACAGGGGTGAGATTACCTGA
- a CDS encoding ABC transporter ATP-binding protein, whose product MNLKLSHIDKSYGDSKIKRVIFKDMSVTLVAGQISVIIGKSGVGKSSLLNLISGIDLPDRGTIHVGDLCITDFDDSQRTIFRRRRIGFIYQFFNLIPVLSVLENITLVAELDNTSKDVFLPRAMALLETVGLADRKNDFPDTLSGGEQQRVAIVRSLANDPDIILADEPTGNLDNETGRAVLEMITDLVKIHNKTLIMVTHSPEAMEFADSVYAVKDQLLVPQPSGLDVLK is encoded by the coding sequence GTGAACCTTAAACTATCCCATATCGATAAATCATACGGTGACAGCAAAATAAAACGGGTTATTTTTAAGGATATGAGCGTCACCCTGGTTGCCGGGCAAATTTCCGTGATAATCGGTAAGAGCGGCGTTGGAAAAAGTTCTCTGCTCAACTTGATCAGCGGCATTGATCTGCCGGACAGGGGCACCATACATGTCGGAGATCTTTGCATCACCGATTTTGACGATTCGCAAAGAACCATATTCAGACGTCGCCGAATCGGTTTTATTTATCAATTTTTCAACCTGATACCGGTTCTTTCAGTCCTTGAAAACATTACCCTGGTTGCCGAACTGGACAATACTTCAAAAGACGTATTTTTACCCAGAGCCATGGCGTTACTTGAAACGGTAGGTCTTGCCGACAGAAAAAATGATTTCCCGGATACCCTTTCAGGCGGCGAACAACAGCGGGTAGCCATTGTCCGTTCACTGGCCAATGACCCGGATATAATCCTGGCAGACGAACCCACCGGCAACCTGGACAACGAAACAGGACGTGCTGTCCTTGAAATGATCACTGATCTTGTGAAAATTCATAATAAAACCTTGATTATGGTCACCCACAGTCCTGAAGCCATGGAGTTTGCAGATAGCGTTTATGCAGTCAAAGATCAGTTGCTGGTTCCACAGCCATCCGGGTTGGATGTATTAAAATGA
- a CDS encoding SDR family NAD(P)-dependent oxidoreductase — MQKNILITGATDGIGLEAAKMLAVQGHNLIIHGRNPDKLAAVEKILSAMSTGGKLTSYQCDLSELNDVERLGAKITENHTNLDVLINNAGVFKVQNPATRDGLDVRFAVNTIAPYMLTKKLLPLFNLSGRIVNLSSAAQAPVDTTILAGPPRLSDGEAYAQSKLALTMWSCHMGRNLKSKGPVVIAVNPASFLGSKMVKEAYGVAGKDLSIGAEILCRAALSDEFASAAGRYFDNDSGKFSPPHPDALNDRTKGVLNKL; from the coding sequence ATGCAAAAAAATATTCTAATCACAGGTGCAACCGATGGTATTGGATTGGAGGCCGCAAAAATGCTGGCCGTCCAGGGACACAACCTCATAATTCACGGACGCAACCCGGACAAACTGGCAGCTGTGGAAAAAATACTATCTGCGATGTCCACGGGCGGGAAATTGACAAGCTACCAATGTGATCTTTCGGAACTTAACGATGTGGAAAGGCTTGGGGCGAAAATTACTGAAAACCATACCAACCTTGATGTATTGATAAATAATGCCGGTGTTTTCAAGGTTCAAAACCCTGCCACCAGAGACGGGCTTGATGTGAGATTTGCCGTCAATACCATCGCGCCCTATATGTTGACGAAAAAACTGCTGCCCCTGTTCAACCTCTCGGGTCGAATTGTTAACCTTTCGTCGGCCGCCCAGGCGCCGGTAGATACTACGATTCTGGCAGGTCCGCCAAGGCTGTCTGACGGTGAAGCATATGCCCAGAGTAAACTGGCCCTGACGATGTGGTCATGCCATATGGGTCGAAACCTTAAGAGCAAAGGCCCTGTGGTCATTGCGGTGAATCCCGCCTCCTTTTTGGGCAGCAAAATGGTGAAAGAAGCATACGGGGTTGCCGGCAAAGATCTTAGCATCGGAGCTGAAATTCTCTGCCGGGCTGCCCTGTCCGATGAATTTGCATCGGCCGCTGGGCGTTATTTTGACAATGATTCAGGAAAATTTTCCCCGCCTCACCCTGATGCGCTAAATGACCGGACCAAGGGGGTGTTGAACAAATTATAA
- a CDS encoding BatD family protein produces MTRTYFYMAGWAIVVLLFCLPGMALAFNATAQVDQTRITPQDIVSLQVIVDGGEADVDTSSITEFQVNSAGTQSSRSYINGTWSHKVIYRYMLIPLKTGVLTIPPINCVQDGESVLTREIKILVKESSAQTGDDKGDIFAEASLSSNGIVPGQQAVYTLKLCAAKRIKGASVDAPQFKGLTAKQLTDWSKYTRTINGRAFMVNETKYLIQADVPGQFAISPAVFVAQVPMQRTRQRDPFNSLFNDSFFDTTPSKPVRVVSNAVDLTVSPLPEYKGDQPFSGLVGKFSISSALDKNTVKTGESATLTVIIKGTGNIMDAALPALNLDTAKFKVYEDTPAQDVQVTEHGFEGHKVFKQALVASVPGKAVIPGLFLVFFDTDSKAYKTITTTPLTLDVQPGGPVTVVDGTPAANTGVETQVASKIKKSEVKLQNRDILDIKEDIASIHSHPCLSMFWFAFLVCLPALGFGAASTAMRFGAREKSLKEQYREKAWEYLKKARKTSPGDPGFLPGLSSALTYAVLARGGKGGESLTRDEARQILSHSGRDQETVNKVTQLMDTMDAARFGGKPMDENTARSCLDQVSSLIRTLMVVACVGLSLFMSRGTGMATQDTDDINVSKQVHTEKDKAGVFVDAVRAYKAGDYAAAAAQFESIAKARVNNPDLFYNTGNAYLKSKDIGRAILWYERARKLAPSDPDLKFNLAYAQSLLKDKKEPKFSFAGILYFWQGQVSLKWLQYASITLSFCFFIWATVQKARSRHVFSGIGIFIFLLFAGTTLAAGLEYNRINSDVKAVILAEQAGVRSGTMDNATLLFDLHAGTRVRVLEKKDNYMKIRFAKDKVGWVACSKAEII; encoded by the coding sequence ATGACCCGAACGTATTTTTATATGGCAGGCTGGGCAATTGTCGTGCTGCTCTTTTGTCTGCCCGGCATGGCCCTTGCCTTTAACGCCACGGCCCAGGTGGACCAGACCCGTATTACGCCCCAGGATATTGTGTCATTACAGGTGATTGTAGACGGTGGTGAGGCCGACGTGGACACATCTTCCATAACCGAATTTCAGGTCAATTCCGCCGGTACCCAGTCCAGCAGAAGCTATATCAATGGTACATGGAGCCATAAGGTTATATACCGGTATATGCTGATTCCTTTAAAAACCGGCGTGCTGACGATCCCGCCCATCAATTGTGTCCAGGACGGCGAATCCGTATTAACCCGGGAGATTAAAATCCTGGTGAAAGAATCCTCAGCGCAGACCGGTGATGACAAAGGCGATATTTTTGCTGAAGCGTCCCTAAGCAGCAACGGCATCGTGCCGGGACAGCAGGCCGTGTATACCCTGAAACTGTGCGCGGCAAAACGGATCAAGGGCGCCTCCGTTGATGCCCCCCAGTTTAAAGGTTTGACGGCTAAGCAGTTGACGGACTGGTCCAAGTACACCCGGACCATCAACGGCCGCGCGTTCATGGTAAATGAGACAAAATATCTGATCCAGGCGGACGTACCCGGGCAGTTTGCCATTTCACCGGCTGTGTTTGTGGCTCAGGTGCCCATGCAGCGCACAAGACAACGTGATCCGTTTAATTCTTTATTCAATGACTCCTTTTTTGATACCACACCGTCAAAGCCCGTGCGCGTGGTGTCCAATGCTGTGGATTTAACGGTCTCTCCCTTGCCGGAATATAAAGGCGATCAGCCCTTTTCAGGCCTTGTGGGCAAATTTTCCATATCAAGTGCACTGGACAAAAACACGGTGAAAACAGGCGAATCCGCCACATTAACCGTTATTATTAAGGGAACGGGAAATATTATGGATGCGGCATTGCCGGCCCTGAACCTGGATACGGCCAAATTCAAGGTGTATGAAGACACACCGGCCCAGGATGTACAGGTCACTGAACATGGATTTGAGGGACATAAAGTATTCAAACAGGCCCTGGTCGCCTCTGTACCTGGAAAGGCCGTTATTCCGGGGCTTTTTCTGGTTTTTTTTGATACGGATTCAAAGGCGTATAAAACCATTACCACGACGCCTTTAACCCTTGACGTACAGCCTGGCGGTCCTGTGACCGTTGTGGATGGAACCCCTGCCGCAAATACGGGCGTAGAAACGCAGGTAGCATCCAAGATCAAAAAATCCGAGGTTAAGCTGCAGAACAGGGATATTCTGGATATTAAAGAAGATATTGCAAGTATTCATTCACACCCCTGCCTGTCCATGTTCTGGTTTGCTTTTCTGGTTTGTCTTCCGGCTTTAGGGTTTGGGGCGGCAAGCACGGCCATGCGGTTTGGTGCCAGGGAAAAATCCCTGAAAGAACAATACCGTGAAAAAGCGTGGGAGTATTTGAAAAAAGCGCGTAAAACCTCACCCGGCGATCCCGGGTTTCTGCCGGGTCTGTCTTCAGCGCTTACCTATGCTGTCCTGGCCCGGGGTGGCAAGGGGGGCGAAAGCCTGACCCGGGATGAGGCCCGGCAAATTTTGTCCCACAGCGGCCGGGACCAGGAAACCGTTAACAAGGTCACCCAGCTGATGGATACCATGGATGCAGCCCGTTTTGGGGGAAAGCCCATGGATGAGAACACCGCGCGAAGCTGTTTAGATCAGGTTTCATCCCTGATCCGTACGCTCATGGTTGTGGCCTGTGTGGGACTATCCCTTTTTATGTCACGGGGTACGGGCATGGCTACCCAGGATACCGATGATATCAATGTTTCAAAACAAGTTCACACCGAAAAAGACAAGGCGGGTGTGTTTGTAGATGCGGTGCGTGCCTATAAGGCCGGGGATTACGCTGCTGCTGCGGCACAGTTTGAGTCCATTGCCAAAGCCCGCGTGAATAATCCGGATCTTTTTTACAATACCGGTAATGCATATTTAAAAAGCAAGGATATAGGCCGGGCCATCCTCTGGTATGAGCGGGCTAGAAAACTTGCACCGTCAGATCCGGATTTAAAATTTAATCTGGCCTATGCCCAAAGTCTTTTAAAAGATAAAAAAGAACCTAAATTTTCATTTGCCGGTATTCTTTATTTCTGGCAGGGTCAGGTTTCGTTGAAATGGCTTCAGTATGCATCGATCACACTCTCTTTTTGCTTTTTTATCTGGGCAACGGTTCAAAAGGCCAGAAGCAGACATGTTTTTTCGGGCATCGGCATTTTTATTTTCCTGCTTTTTGCCGGTACAACCCTGGCGGCCGGTCTTGAATACAACCGGATTAACTCGGATGTAAAGGCCGTTATCCTTGCTGAACAGGCTGGTGTACGTTCCGGAACCATGGATAACGCCACTCTCTTGTTTGACCTGCATGCCGGTACAAGGGTCCGGGTGCTGGAAAAAAAAGACAATTACATGAAAATTCGCTTTGCCAAAGATAAGGTGGGGTGGGTGGCATGCAGCAAGGCAGAAATAATATAG